CTGCCAGAATAATTAATGTAAAATAATCTTTCTTTTCCCAGAGTGAAGACTCTGATGAAGACGATCTGTTTGCTATTAGTGACAAATGGACCTTTGAGTGGAGCAGCCGGCGTTGGTCCAGGTTACAGGACATTCATTACAGTCTGCTGGGAAATCACAGAGAGGGTGAGCTCTCCAGAGATGGTGTGCCTCTGAGAACTACCACCAGCAGCGAGAGTGTTCTGACAGACCTCAGCGAGCCAGAGGTCTCTTCTTTGCACAGCGAGAGCAGCGGAGGCAGCGGTCATCAGGGCCTCAGCACAGAGGACTCTGACTGTTCCAACCGCACCTGCTCAGACACTGCAGCAATGCCAGACTCGACTTCTCTCACAATGCCTCACATCCCCAAAGAATTTGCTCACTTCAATTCACCATCTGACAAGCACAGCAAAACAACCCACTCTCGTGCCAAGGAGTTACTAAAGCGTATGGATACACTGAGCTCCCGAGGTACTCTGGGAAAAGGCCATAAGACGCTGGTAATCAGCTCTCCTGTGCTGCAGCAGGAGGCCCAGGCCCTGAAGAATTTGAGGTGTGAAGACATAATAAATGGAGATGGTGGAGCTCTGGAACCACCATGCAATAAAGTTCTGCCGTCCCACTCCAGTAGTGAGGGTAGCAGCCATTCTGGTGGCAGCACTGTCAGCACACCCAGCCTAAAAGAGCGTAAGCCTCACCGTGTTGACCATAAACGCAGTGGCATGTATTTGGAGGACATGGACATCTTCTCAGGATCCCAAATGAATAAAGTTGCAGAACAAAATCGTAGAAATGAATTTTGCTCTTATGAAAACCTCGTGGTCCACATTCCCAAAGACCACAAGCCAGGAACCTTCCCCAAAGCATTGTCCATAGAGAGCCTGTCCCCAACTGGTGGCGCCTCAATTAACTGGCACACTGGCAGCATGCACCTGGACTCCCCTTTAATTTCATGCAGAAAGGAAACACGGCCTGCCACCCAGTCCTCTTCCAGAGGTAGCCGCATCAGTGTGTACGATAATGTTCCTGGCTCGCATCTGTATGCCAGCACTGGAGACCTGATAGACCTGGAGAAAGAGGATCTGTTTCCACACCTGGATGATATCTTACTGCATGTCAATGGTCTACAACAGATAGTGGACCACTGGTCAAAAAATGTGTTACCTGGAGGCGAGGGGATAGTACAGATCGATGATGGGAAGGATGATACAGCAGGGCTTCAGTCCTCTAGTCAGATTACATTGGACTTTGAGGGAAATTCTGTCACGGAAAGCCAGATCGTGCCTAGTGATGGAGACAGAGACAAAGTATCACTTACAGAGACAGAATCTACAAGGCTCAGGGAAAGGAGGGACTCCGGTGTGGGTGCATCACTCACAAGACCTAATAGGTAAGACTGAATGGATGGAACTAAGCAGTAAGAGTATGTTAAGATGAATAAAAGTTTACtctattttctttgctttttttcatctcttttgGCATTAGGTTAAGATGGCCCAGCTTTCAGATATCTAATCGTCTAAGTCACTCAAGAGCATCCCTGCAGATTACAAACCAATCAGCAGGCCAGCTGAGTTTGTTACAAAAGTTTTCACTGTTGCGTTTGACTGCAATCATGGAGAAGTATTCCCTGACCAATAAACATGGCTGGACTTGGTAAGTCTAACATATTCTCCCAACTACTTATGTTTGATTCCTATTTTCAATTTGGATTTTATTACAGTTCTTTGAATTGATAATCACTCTCAGTCATCAGTATTctttatgtatgtatttgtCCAAATCCTGATATACTGTACTGGCGGCCTTCATTGCCATCATCTTTCTTTAGTCTAAAgagaattttttaaaacatgtgcTAATGTCTCTCCTAGGTCTGTGCCAAAATTTATGAAGAGAATGAAGGTACCAGATTATAAGGATAAGAATGTGTTTGGAGTTCCTCTCATTGTGCATGTGCAGCGTTCAGGACAGCCCTTGCCCCTCGGCCTGCAGCAGGCCCTGCGGTACTTGAGGAGTCAGTGTCTTGACCAGGTCAGTGACAGCATACGATACTCTCACACTGCACATGCCTTTCATTTTCATATATGAAGTTCATGTGATATAACTGTTTTGCTTCCAGGTGGGTCTTTTTCGTAAATCAGGCGTGAAGTCTCGAATCCAAGCTCTGAGGCAGATGAATGAAAGTTCTCCAGAAAATGTAAATTATGAGGATCAGTCTGCCTATGATGTGGCTGATATGGTGAAGCAATTCTTCAGGGATTTACCTGAGCCCCTACTCACCAGCAAGCTGGGAGAGACCTTCCTCCATATTTACCAGTGTAAGTAAAGATTGCATTTTTATCTGTTATCACTACCTCTGCAAAgcagaaatgttgttttttaatcctTCTATTCACCTGTGCAGATGTACCAAAGGACCAAAGATTGCAAGCTGTCCAGGCCGCCATCATGTTGATGTCTGATGAAAATCGAGAGGTACTGCAGACGCTGCTCTGTTTCCTTAGTGATGTCACTTCCTCTGTGGCGGAGAACCAGATGACACCTATGAATATTGCTGTGTGCCTGGCTCCGTCCCTCTTCCATCTCAACAAAATGAAGAAGGACAATCTTTCACCAaggtattgttttctttttttcttgtgttaCACTTAACTTGGTGTCTGTGGTTTTGGGTAACATTACCTGTCATTCTGTGTTTACAAAAATAATGATGAAGACATGCATACATTAACTCCTGCATGATTATCTTCCCCACAGCTCCATAAAGATCGCTATAAAGTGGGTTACAGATTTTACTCATCCCTCAGGGGTGCAGTAGATAACTCTCTTTCTGGGCCAGTTTTACCCCAGTTAAAGCTTAATGTTTTATGAGATCATGCTATgtacaaacaaagcaaagctcTCTAATTTAGCAAGTTGAAATTGTTGCTAAAGAGATCAAAGCGGTTTCCTGCAGAGCGGAAGAAGGGTTTATATACTGTTTCTTGTGGGGATGTTGACCTGAAGTCCCTGTTAGCCTAATAGGTTTTCTCTCCTCATATAATCTCCAGAGCCATGCATAAGAAGTATGCTACTGGCAGACCAGACCAGAAGGATCTGAATGAGAATTTAGCAGCGGCACAGGGCCTCGCTCACATGATCATAGAGTGCAACCGCCTCTTTGAGGTACGAGAACCTGTGTTTATTATGCAGTAAGAATTTAAAGCCTGGATGCAGTATCtagtcttgtttttatttgctgtgAGCCTTACCTTATGCTTTTACGCACCCATTAGATCCCTCATGAGATGGTTACTCAGTCGCGTAATTCCTACGTGGAGGCTGATTTGCATGCACCAACAATTGACGAGCTGTGCAAGCAGTCGGAAGATGAGGATGGAACATACCAAACACTTTTGGAGGGGAGACTTCAGAACCTGCTCAAAGAGGCCCGGGAAAAATCCAAATACTGGGTGTCGTGCAGCAGCTCTGATAACACAGAGCTCTATTATAAGAAGGTTAGTTTTCTAACCTAAACTTAAACCGCTATCTTTATTTCAAAGATAGTGGTACATGAAAACAatcctttttctgtctttgtgtgtgatCCAGGTGGGAGATGGCAACCCTTTGAGACGTTGGAAAGTGTCTGTCGAGGTGGAAGCACCGCCAT
The window above is part of the Pelmatolapia mariae isolate MD_Pm_ZW linkage group LG14, Pm_UMD_F_2, whole genome shotgun sequence genome. Proteins encoded here:
- the stard13b gene encoding stAR-related lipid transfer protein 13 isoform X1; this encodes MSSQAGNDHTLRSCGYEAEGETSSEKESPQVQSPWSESISQLMRKLDQLNLDIEEALSASSSPSDTPCTTRKKKWGGALPKSTLNRTLNDQVLHRTEREECQNRDWSSTPRSSSMGTRARTKKTMFSKVTDAAGAEIEAKEACDWLRAAGFPQYAQLFEDSQFPIDITPVKRDHDFLDKDLVEPLCRRLHTLNKCASMKLDVNLPKKKSEDSDEDDLFAISDKWTFEWSSRRWSRLQDIHYSLLGNHREGELSRDGVPLRTTTSSESVLTDLSEPEVSSLHSESSGGSGHQGLSTEDSDCSNRTCSDTAAMPDSTSLTMPHIPKEFAHFNSPSDKHSKTTHSRAKELLKRMDTLSSRGTLGKGHKTLVISSPVLQQEAQALKNLRCEDIINGDGGALEPPCNKVLPSHSSSEGSSHSGGSTVSTPSLKERKPHRVDHKRSGMYLEDMDIFSGSQMNKVAEQNRRNEFCSYENLVVHIPKDHKPGTFPKALSIESLSPTGGASINWHTGSMHLDSPLISCRKETRPATQSSSRGSRISVYDNVPGSHLYASTGDLIDLEKEDLFPHLDDILLHVNGLQQIVDHWSKNVLPGGEGIVQIDDGKDDTAGLQSSSQITLDFEGNSVTESQIVPSDGDRDKVSLTETESTRLRERRDSGVGASLTRPNRLRWPSFQISNRLSHSRASLQITNQSAGQLSLLQKFSLLRLTAIMEKYSLTNKHGWTWSVPKFMKRMKVPDYKDKNVFGVPLIVHVQRSGQPLPLGLQQALRYLRSQCLDQVGLFRKSGVKSRIQALRQMNESSPENVNYEDQSAYDVADMVKQFFRDLPEPLLTSKLGETFLHIYQYVPKDQRLQAVQAAIMLMSDENREVLQTLLCFLSDVTSSVAENQMTPMNIAVCLAPSLFHLNKMKKDNLSPRAMHKKYATGRPDQKDLNENLAAAQGLAHMIIECNRLFEIPHEMVTQSRNSYVEADLHAPTIDELCKQSEDEDGTYQTLLEGRLQNLLKEAREKSKYWVSCSSSDNTELYYKKVGDGNPLRRWKVSVEVEAPPSVVLNRVLRERHLWDMDLLQWKVCETLDRQTEVFQYVLSRMPPHPSRDFLVLRSWRTDLPKGACSLVSVSIEHEDCPPLGGIRAIVLESNYLLEPCGSGKSRLTHICRVDMKGRTPDWYNKAFGHLCAAEAARIRNSFQPLITDGPETKI
- the stard13b gene encoding stAR-related lipid transfer protein 13 isoform X3; protein product: MFWELSESTASECLGSMTPETQDIYLRMDHHRRRSGYRLGRIIARQQLLKKIAGEIEAKEACDWLRAAGFPQYAQLFEDSQFPIDITPVKRDHDFLDKDLVEPLCRRLHTLNKCASMKLDVNLPKKKSEDSDEDDLFAISDKWTFEWSSRRWSRLQDIHYSLLGNHREGELSRDGVPLRTTTSSESVLTDLSEPEVSSLHSESSGGSGHQGLSTEDSDCSNRTCSDTAAMPDSTSLTMPHIPKEFAHFNSPSDKHSKTTHSRAKELLKRMDTLSSRGTLGKGHKTLVISSPVLQQEAQALKNLRCEDIINGDGGALEPPCNKVLPSHSSSEGSSHSGGSTVSTPSLKERKPHRVDHKRSGMYLEDMDIFSGSQMNKVAEQNRRNEFCSYENLVVHIPKDHKPGTFPKALSIESLSPTGGASINWHTGSMHLDSPLISCRKETRPATQSSSRGSRISVYDNVPGSHLYASTGDLIDLEKEDLFPHLDDILLHVNGLQQIVDHWSKNVLPGGEGIVQIDDGKDDTAGLQSSSQITLDFEGNSVTESQIVPSDGDRDKVSLTETESTRLRERRDSGVGASLTRPNRLRWPSFQISNRLSHSRASLQITNQSAGQLSLLQKFSLLRLTAIMEKYSLTNKHGWTWSVPKFMKRMKVPDYKDKNVFGVPLIVHVQRSGQPLPLGLQQALRYLRSQCLDQVGLFRKSGVKSRIQALRQMNESSPENVNYEDQSAYDVADMVKQFFRDLPEPLLTSKLGETFLHIYQYVPKDQRLQAVQAAIMLMSDENREVLQTLLCFLSDVTSSVAENQMTPMNIAVCLAPSLFHLNKMKKDNLSPRAMHKKYATGRPDQKDLNENLAAAQGLAHMIIECNRLFEIPHEMVTQSRNSYVEADLHAPTIDELCKQSEDEDGTYQTLLEGRLQNLLKEAREKSKYWVSCSSSDNTELYYKKVGDGNPLRRWKVSVEVEAPPSVVLNRVLRERHLWDMDLLQWKVCETLDRQTEVFQYVLSRMPPHPSRDFLVLRSWRTDLPKGACSLVSVSIEHEDCPPLGGIRAIVLESNYLLEPCGSGKSRLTHICRVDMKGRTPDWYNKAFGHLCAAEAARIRNSFQPLITDGPETKI
- the stard13b gene encoding stAR-related lipid transfer protein 13 isoform X2 gives rise to the protein MKHSGCMMKTSQIEAKEACDWLRAAGFPQYAQLFEDSQFPIDITPVKRDHDFLDKDLVEPLCRRLHTLNKCASMKLDVNLPKKKSEDSDEDDLFAISDKWTFEWSSRRWSRLQDIHYSLLGNHREGELSRDGVPLRTTTSSESVLTDLSEPEVSSLHSESSGGSGHQGLSTEDSDCSNRTCSDTAAMPDSTSLTMPHIPKEFAHFNSPSDKHSKTTHSRAKELLKRMDTLSSRGTLGKGHKTLVISSPVLQQEAQALKNLRCEDIINGDGGALEPPCNKVLPSHSSSEGSSHSGGSTVSTPSLKERKPHRVDHKRSGMYLEDMDIFSGSQMNKVAEQNRRNEFCSYENLVVHIPKDHKPGTFPKALSIESLSPTGGASINWHTGSMHLDSPLISCRKETRPATQSSSRGSRISVYDNVPGSHLYASTGDLIDLEKEDLFPHLDDILLHVNGLQQIVDHWSKNVLPGGEGIVQIDDGKDDTAGLQSSSQITLDFEGNSVTESQIVPSDGDRDKVSLTETESTRLRERRDSGVGASLTRPNRLRWPSFQISNRLSHSRASLQITNQSAGQLSLLQKFSLLRLTAIMEKYSLTNKHGWTWSVPKFMKRMKVPDYKDKNVFGVPLIVHVQRSGQPLPLGLQQALRYLRSQCLDQVGLFRKSGVKSRIQALRQMNESSPENVNYEDQSAYDVADMVKQFFRDLPEPLLTSKLGETFLHIYQYVPKDQRLQAVQAAIMLMSDENREVLQTLLCFLSDVTSSVAENQMTPMNIAVCLAPSLFHLNKMKKDNLSPRAMHKKYATGRPDQKDLNENLAAAQGLAHMIIECNRLFEIPHEMVTQSRNSYVEADLHAPTIDELCKQSEDEDGTYQTLLEGRLQNLLKEAREKSKYWVSCSSSDNTELYYKKVGDGNPLRRWKVSVEVEAPPSVVLNRVLRERHLWDMDLLQWKVCETLDRQTEVFQYVLSRMPPHPSRDFLVLRSWRTDLPKGACSLVSVSIEHEDCPPLGGIRAIVLESNYLLEPCGSGKSRLTHICRVDMKGRTPDWYNKAFGHLCAAEAARIRNSFQPLITDGPETKI